The nucleotide window TTCGTGGCCGGAACCTCCCACCAAACTTGATGAAGGAAGTGATTAAAGAGTTTGGAGCTGATTTAGAAGGACTGAAGAACGAGGTTCCTGCAGTAGATCTTCAGTTAAATACACGAAGGCAGGCACTTTACGTTCGAGGCAGCAAGGAGGACAAGCAAAGGGTGGAAGAGATGATCTCTGAACTGATAGCCTCTAGTGACCATAATGCTCCACTGCCATCAAAGAATGCATGTCCTATTTGCCTGTGTGAGCTAGAAGATCCTTTTAAGCTTGAATCCTGTGGTCATATGTTTTGTTTGGCATGCTTGGTGGATCAGTGTGAATCTGCCATAAAATCGCAAGATGTCTTCCCTCTTTGTTGCCTCAAAAATGGGTGCAAGAAGCTCCTCCTCCTAACTGATCTGAGGTCTCTCCTACCTGACAAGCTGGACGAGCTGTTCAGGGCTTCCTTGAATGCATTTGTTGCATCTAGCGCAGGATTATACCGTTTCTGCCCCACACCTGATTGCACATCCATTTACCAAGTAGCTGCTGCAGATGCAGAAGACAAACCCTTTGTCTGTGGGGCTTGCTCTGTGGAGACCTGTACCAAGTGCCATGTCGAGTACCATCCTTTTATCTCTTGTGAGGCATACAAAGAGTACAAGGCAGACCCGGATGCGAGGACTCTGCTTGAATGGCGCAAAGGGAAGGAGAATGTAAAGAATTGCCCTTCATGTGGATATACAATTGAGAAAGCTGAAGGTTGCAACCATGTTGAGTGTAGGTGTGGCAGCCACATTTGTTGGAATTGCttggagaacttcaagagcagtGAGGAGTGTTATGGCCATCTCAGGTCTGTGCACTTATCCTATTAGTGAATTATGTAGATCTGATGTAAATTTGTACAGATGGTAAATAATCACGTGGTCTATAATATGGCAAGCTGGTTTTTCCTTCCAACAGTGATTGTCTGATCCCAACAGGTTCCCATCTCTTTCTGTGTTGAGAATATTGTAGGCGCTTTATCATTTTTTACTACACTAGAATACTATCCAGGACACTAGTGTGTGCATCAGCGAACCCCATTTAACACTGCCCTTGCTCTCATCCTTGTGAATTGTGGCATCGAATTGTTCTTAGGATGTTGTACTCCATCACTGTTACTTGTTGTCTTCCTTGTGAATTGTTCTTTGGAATAGTATGCAGAAAATATGCTCTTGTAGTTTAATCTGGCTCGGCCGGGCACAGATCTGATAGCAGAAAATGGTGCGGTAGGCGCAGGCCAGCGATGCCTTTGCTTACACAAGGCTCGCGCGGGATTTAACCGAAACATAATTCCTATTTTTGTTCTATCTCGTTTGGATGCATACTTGTATTTGTTCGTAGCATGGGGACTATCCATTTAAATATTCTTGTTCATTCACGAGTTGGTTAGGCCTTGTAAAGCTTGCTTTTGTACCTTTTGCCAATGAACTTCAAGGAAAATGGATGGCATAAGCTCGATCCGGCTGCAGGGTTCCTGGGTCCTCTGCCGCGGTTTATTAAACTTCATTCGTTGTTTACACACTTCTCCAAAAGGTTTCACATGACTGTAGATATGATCATTTGAGTGCACTGCTCAATGATGTCCATCGGCACCAATTTCAACACAACTATACGTGCGCCATGCACAAACACATTTACATGGGCATGTCACATCAACATGAGGATAGATACATGGGCAATCTCATCGGCACCATGAACACCAAGAACGGACTCCTGAAGATTCTTTACAGCGCTATCATAGTTAACGAAGGCCATGAACCAAGAAAAAACTCCTGAAGATTCTTTACAGCCTGAATGAGCAGGGTTTTGCTGACTTACTGTACGAGTAACTGATCTCAGATGAGGAAGGGGGTAAGACAACCTGTTCACACGTACATAAATAATTGATCAGGCATAGTTGGAACTAGGAATTAGCCACAAGTGTATATATCTTTCAGTCAAGCAAAATTCAGAGCGACTCAAACAAAGCAACATAGAGATGCTTATAAGCCAAGGCTAGCAAACCCATGGTTTCCATTTCGTTAATATGCCAGTAAGTAGCAAACTTTGTAGCACATGTACCAATCACTATACATAAAAATACCGATAAGTAATGTGAAATTAAGTACTCAATAATATTTAGCAACCAATTGGTCACGAATGTGCTGAGCTATTGGAGATTAATACAAGGCCCTAGAGCCATGTTTGAGACAGAAAAAAAAGGCTTTGTCGATTCTGCTGCCCTTACAGTGCCGACGGGCATAGATGAGACTGGCAAAACCTTTGTCGATTTCAAGGTGATGTATCAtgtatgtgaggatatataatggaAATGGATGTTTCACTCGTGAAACAAGCAATCAAATAGAGTATACCAAACAATACTGGTTTCAACCAACTTCATTCGGTATTTACACATTTTATCCAAAAGCATTCACATGCTAATGATCTGAATGCACTACTTAATGATGTGTACCAATTTCAACACAAGATGCACAACTATACAGGTGCCATGCACAAATACATTTACACGGGCATACTACATCCGATAGAGGATAAATAATGGGCAATCTCTAGGCCCCGTGAACGCTTCGAACAGCCTCCTGAAGATTCTTTACAGCGCTGTCATAGTTCACGAAACCCATGAACCAGAACTCGTGGTTGTCGACCGAAACGACCTGAATGTACCTCTCTGCAGGGTTTTGCTGACTTGCTGTGGGAGTAACTGATCTCAGGTGAGGAAGGGGCAAAACAACCTGTTCAAGCGTAGATAAATGATCAGGCGTGATTGTTACTAGGAACTGGCCACAAGTGAGTATATCTTTCAATGACCAAAATTCAGAGACCAAAACAAAGCAGCATGTAGATGTTTATAAACCGAGACTAGCAAATCTGCCGTTTCCATTTTGTCAATATAATATACTAGTAAGTAGCAACTCTGTAGCACACGTATCAATCTCTATACTATACATAAAACTGGGGATAACTGCAAAATCAAGTATTGCCTCCATTCCTAAATACAAGACGTTTttgcttttttagatacattgcttttgctatgtatctagacataatgtttATCTAAGTGCATATCAAAAaccatgtatctagaaaagcaaaacgccttataatttggaatggagagagtacttTATATTTAGCAACCAATTGGTCATGTACTCTAAAAGTCCATACATTATCTTATAACAAAGTCATGTGAAATAACCATGAGTGCCCTTTTTTAGCATCAGACCCGGAGTACCAAAGAACTCACTCCACTGCACACACCGAAGAGGAGGAACAGAAGACGCGGGCACCACACACCTTATAAAAGGATGATTCAGTTTTGTTGTCCTCAGTCACATATTTCACAGGGCTGTCGCTACCGAATGCAATCTTGACAGTCGAGAGATACAGGACGCCCATGATGGGTCCATGCGACGTTGATAGGTAGCACACGTAtgccttcttgagcttctcatcaGGCGAGCACTCAAAAGTCTGCTGAAATATCTTGTCGTAGCCACCCTCAGATATAACCTTGGATATCTGAGCAATCCTCCCCATGGCAGTATCAGTAATGCTGGGTCCAGTTTTCACTGCAGAGATGCACACAAAGAGTATTACTATTGCAGTAACACTAGAGTATTATTTCAGTAACAATAGTTAGTTAGTGCGTTGCTTATCTGAACATAGCATAGTTCACGTGTTACTATTAGTGTGCTTCGGATTGGATGCTGCGGATCGCCACCATCTAGCAGTAGTACTCAGAATTGGTGTCAGTGCGAGGGAAGTCGAAGCACTCACGGTGCTGCCAGACGTCGCCGGCGATGCCCTCGGTCTTGcgcgcggcctcgttgaacttctTCCCCACCATGCCGAACATCTCCCTCAGATTCTCCCTAGCGCCTGCAAGCGGCGATCCATCCCCCAAAACCAGAGCGATGAGGCCGCAACAAGCTAGGCAGCGAAGCgatcaccaagaagaagaagatgagcggCGAAGACCGCATCGAGGGGGCGGGTGCTGACTCACCCTTGGCGGGCGCGTTGGGCGAAGGGGCGGAGAGCACGTAGGGGTTGGCGCCGGCCGGCGGCACgacaggcggcggcggaggttcGATGTCCTCCGGGGACAGCCGCGGATACGCCGCGTGCTTCTCGGCCGCCGCGGCGGGCGCGCTGGTGTCGGGCTTCGGATCCATGGGCGGTTGGGGAGTGGGGATCGGCGTCGGTAGGGGGGAGGGGGCAGACTGCCAGACTGGGGCGGGGTGACCGGGTGGGGAAGGTCGCTGCCTGTTGGGCTGTAACGATGTTGATTGAGTGTTGACTGCTCAGAGCctcagagagggagagggagagggggacGAGGACGACGGGCCTGAGCGCGACACGTGGACCCGAACGCGTGAGCATGAGAGGATCGGGCCGTCCAAGTGGCGGAACAACACCGCCAGCTTCAGATGGCGCTCCGACGTCCAGTTGACTTGGAACGCCCGCGCTCTTTCGTATTGTCTCGCACTCTCGCTCGGGTCCCGTGCTCCCGTGTCCCACGACCACGCCGACCAGCGTGAGCTCTGCTCCTGTAGGGCTATGGCGTCCCGCGGCGCTTGGCTGTCGGGAGCGTTTCGCCGACGGGTGACCACCGTCACGCCGTCACGGCTGGCTCAGCAGCGTGTTCCCTGCTGCCGCGAGGCTGCAAGCCAATCACAGATGGTACTGCCGTTCAACAGCTAGCCGTTCTCGCGTCGATCGAGAAGGGAAAGATTGAGGACAAGATAATCTGGGAAAAAAAATGCATCTCTCAATTTTACAAGGACACATGTTTCAACGCCATGAATTGAAACCAATATCTACAAAATGCTTCTCATTTTCAGTATTAGATTATTTTTCAATTCATAAGAACCAAACATGATTGTTTTGAGAACCTAAATAAAACTCTTTGAGAAAATTAGTTTTACAGCACCTAAACAATGTTATTTTTAGAAAATACCACAAAAGACCTCCATCACTTAGGACATATTTGGATAGACTAGAACTAACTAGTCATTTTAGCTCCTATCTATGGACCAATGGATTAGCAAGTAGTCGATGACTAATGGACTAACAATTAGTCCGTCTATTTCGATCCTTGGAGACTAAAAATTACTAGTCAACTAGTTGTTAGTCCTATGAATCTAAGagccttagggggtgtttggtttccccCGCTAAACTTTAGTTGGCTAAATCTAGTCCTATTtggtcaattttcatccaaacactatgactaaataGGACTAAATAGGCTTTAGCGGATGTTGCTAAATAGGACTAAACTTCACCTTTTAGTCCCATTTAGTCACTTTAGAGCCAAACACACTAACTAAaaggtgactaaagtttagtccatggTTTAGCTACTAAAGTTTATCAAGGGAAACCAAAGACACTGAGACTATCAATTTTGTCAATACAACCCCTGAactacatgcttcttgccttcccTTCTGAACACTACTACGCTGCCACTGAACACCTTCTCCATGTGCTCCAGCGGCGTTAAACGAGGGCCAGAGGTGACCGTCTGGTTCGTGGCGGCCGGCATCGGTCAGGACTAGCCGGAGCGGCTGTTTGCAGTTGCTCCTCAACTGTCAACCCCACTCTGTTGCCTGTGACGTTTGCAGCAGATTTCCATGGAACTCCA belongs to Miscanthus floridulus cultivar M001 chromosome 4, ASM1932011v1, whole genome shotgun sequence and includes:
- the LOC136550409 gene encoding GEM-like protein 1 isoform X1, whose product is MDPKPDTSAPAAAAEKHAAYPRLSPEDIEPPPPPVVPPAGANPYVLSAPSPNAPAKACCGLIALVLGDGSPLAGARENLREMFGMVGKKFNEAARKTEGIAGDVWQHLKTGPSITDTAMGRIAQISKVISEGGYDKIFQQTFECSPDEKLKKAYVCYLSTSHGPIMGVLYLSTVKIAFGSDSPVKYVTEDNKTESSFYKVVLPLPHLRSVTPTASQQNPAERYIQVVSVDNHEFWFMGFVNYDSAVKNLQEAVRSVHGA
- the LOC136550409 gene encoding GEM-like protein 1 isoform X2, encoding MDPKPDTSAPAAAAEKHAAYPRLSPEDIEPPPPPVVPPAGANPYVLSAPSPNAPAKGARENLREMFGMVGKKFNEAARKTEGIAGDVWQHLKTGPSITDTAMGRIAQISKVISEGGYDKIFQQTFECSPDEKLKKAYVCYLSTSHGPIMGVLYLSTVKIAFGSDSPVKYVTEDNKTESSFYKVVLPLPHLRSVTPTASQQNPAERYIQVVSVDNHEFWFMGFVNYDSAVKNLQEAVRSVHGA